The Saccharopolyspora gloriosae genome window below encodes:
- a CDS encoding ROK family transcriptional regulator, translating into MKQEFWQGTNLPRVGGFNRAVVLDAIRANGGVSRVELARRTGLTAQTMSNIVRALMADGLVTEDGHAPSTGGKRRVMLRVVPDAYQSVGLHLDPERITGVLLDLDGRVRLRSTRRVAEGASPEAVVGALTRTVHHLVRRSEAGDGRVLGVGLAVPGPLDDTHRRVFSPPNLPGWTEVPLADLVQERAGLPVVMDNDATAAAIGERWAGGVERAGSFVYVYLGSGVGVGVVLGDQVYRGISNNAGEVGHLPTGTGKECACGKRGCLEAYCSMRAVVGEWAAAGGDGADAAVSDVYQRICRDAAQGDTAAARLLRQAASRLGQTLATVVSVLDVDRVVLGGPALRHAGEIIRERVRKVLHAQVWAAGVRPVEVHSALIGEDAGAVGAASLVLDHAYSPRLANLLGG; encoded by the coding sequence ATGAAGCAGGAGTTCTGGCAGGGCACCAACCTCCCCAGGGTGGGTGGGTTCAACCGCGCCGTCGTGCTCGACGCGATCCGCGCGAACGGCGGCGTCAGCCGCGTCGAACTGGCCCGCAGAACCGGGCTCACCGCGCAGACCATGTCGAACATCGTGCGGGCGCTGATGGCCGACGGCCTCGTCACCGAGGACGGGCACGCGCCCTCCACCGGCGGGAAGCGCCGGGTGATGCTGCGCGTCGTCCCGGACGCCTACCAATCGGTGGGGCTGCACCTGGACCCGGAGCGCATCACCGGCGTGCTGCTGGACCTCGACGGGCGGGTGCGGTTGCGCAGCACCCGGCGGGTCGCCGAGGGCGCCTCCCCGGAGGCCGTCGTCGGCGCGCTCACCCGCACCGTCCACCACCTGGTGCGGCGTTCCGAAGCGGGCGACGGGCGGGTGCTCGGCGTCGGGCTGGCCGTACCGGGGCCGCTGGACGACACCCACCGGCGGGTGTTCAGCCCGCCGAACCTGCCCGGCTGGACGGAGGTTCCGCTCGCCGACCTGGTGCAGGAGCGGGCCGGCCTGCCGGTGGTGATGGACAACGACGCGACGGCCGCGGCCATCGGGGAGCGCTGGGCCGGCGGGGTGGAGCGCGCGGGCTCGTTCGTCTACGTCTACCTCGGTTCCGGGGTGGGCGTCGGCGTGGTGCTCGGCGATCAGGTGTACCGGGGGATCAGCAACAACGCGGGCGAGGTCGGGCACCTGCCCACCGGCACCGGCAAGGAGTGCGCCTGCGGCAAGCGGGGCTGCCTGGAGGCGTACTGCTCGATGCGGGCCGTCGTCGGGGAGTGGGCCGCCGCGGGCGGGGACGGCGCGGACGCGGCCGTGTCCGACGTGTACCAGCGGATCTGCCGGGACGCCGCCCAGGGCGACACCGCCGCGGCGCGGCTGCTGCGGCAGGCGGCGAGCAGGCTCGGGCAGACGCTGGCGACGGTGGTCAGCGTGCTCGACGTGGACCGCGTGGTGTTGGGCGGTCCGGCGCTGCGGCACGCGGGCGAGATCATCCGGGAGCGGGTGCGCAAGGTGCTGCACGCCCAGGTGTGGGCGGCGGGGGTGCGTCCCGTCGAGGTGCATTCGGCGTTGATCGGCGAGGACGCCGGGGCGGTGGGGGCGGCTTCGCTGGTGCTGGACCACGCCTACTCGCCGCGGTTGGCGAACCTGCTCGGCGGCTGA
- a CDS encoding carbohydrate ABC transporter permease: MTTAAVARPAARRRGAAVSRWLLPMAPAVLLLGLFVAGPILWSGYVSFTNAALTGAAATDPEFVGLENFRRLFADPALWHSAWVTVVFTVGSAVIGQNGLGLLIAVLTRHRNRLLRNTVGIAVVSAWVLPELVAAFALYAFLNPEGTLNALLGAVGLNEQDWLYSAPLLAVILGNVWRGTAFSMLVYQAALSEVPTELAEAAEVDGAGALRRFWHVTLPIIRRSVLTNLMLVTLQTLGVFTLIYVLTAGGPGDATQTLPLLMYDEAFELDEIGYGATISLVLLAVGALFAVVYARTLREEV; the protein is encoded by the coding sequence ATGACGACCGCCGCGGTGGCCCGGCCGGCGGCGCGCAGGCGCGGCGCAGCGGTGTCGCGCTGGTTGCTGCCGATGGCGCCCGCGGTGCTGCTGCTCGGATTGTTCGTGGCGGGCCCGATCCTGTGGAGCGGTTACGTCTCGTTCACCAACGCGGCGCTGACCGGCGCGGCGGCGACGGATCCGGAGTTCGTGGGGCTGGAGAACTTCCGCCGCCTGTTCGCCGACCCGGCGCTGTGGCATTCGGCGTGGGTCACGGTGGTGTTCACGGTCGGCTCGGCGGTGATCGGGCAGAACGGGCTGGGGCTGCTGATCGCGGTGCTCACCCGGCACCGCAACCGCCTGCTGCGCAACACCGTCGGCATCGCGGTGGTGTCCGCGTGGGTGCTGCCGGAGCTGGTGGCGGCGTTCGCGCTCTACGCGTTCCTCAACCCGGAGGGCACGTTGAACGCGCTGCTCGGCGCGGTGGGCCTCAACGAGCAGGACTGGCTCTACAGCGCACCGCTGCTGGCGGTGATCTTGGGCAACGTGTGGCGCGGCACCGCTTTCTCGATGCTGGTGTACCAGGCGGCGCTGTCCGAAGTGCCCACGGAGCTGGCGGAGGCCGCCGAGGTCGACGGCGCGGGCGCGCTGCGCCGGTTCTGGCACGTCACGCTGCCGATCATCCGCCGTTCGGTGCTCACGAACCTGATGCTGGTGACCTTGCAGACGCTGGGGGTGTTCACCTTGATCTACGTGCTCACCGCGGGCGGGCCGGGCGACGCGACGCAGACCCTGCCGCTGCTGATGTACGACGAGGCGTTCGAGCTGGACGAGATCGGGTACGGCGCCACGATCTCGCTGGTGCTGCTGGCTGTCGGTGCGCTGTTCGCCGTGGTCTACGCCCGGACGCTGCGGGAGGAGGTATGA
- a CDS encoding carbohydrate ABC transporter permease produces the protein MSRRSSSRLVGALLGVIALLFAAPLLWLLTASFDAEAPLAAAVPGRFTLDNFEQVLSWETSLRPLWNGLLLSGGAAVVSVVAAVLCAYPLSRYRLRFRRPFLYTVLFATGLPITAVMVPVYSMFVRLDLVDSMLGTTLFLAATSLPVAIWMTKNFMDGVPISLEEAAWVDGASALQALRSVVLPLIVPGVSVVGIFTFINAWGNFFVPFVLLLDPAKQPASVGVFAFFGQGGLIAYGQLAAYSILYTAPVIALYLMVSRSLGGAFTLTGAIK, from the coding sequence ATGAGCCGCCGGTCGTCGTCGCGCCTGGTCGGCGCGCTGCTGGGCGTGATCGCGCTGCTGTTCGCGGCGCCGCTGCTGTGGTTGCTCACGGCGTCGTTCGACGCGGAGGCGCCGCTGGCCGCGGCGGTGCCGGGCCGGTTCACGCTGGACAACTTCGAGCAGGTGCTCAGCTGGGAGACGAGCCTCCGTCCATTGTGGAACGGTCTGCTGCTCTCCGGCGGCGCGGCGGTGGTGTCGGTGGTGGCCGCGGTGCTGTGCGCCTACCCGCTGTCGCGCTACCGGCTCCGGTTCCGGCGGCCGTTCCTCTACACCGTGCTGTTCGCGACCGGACTGCCCATCACGGCCGTGATGGTGCCGGTCTACAGCATGTTCGTGCGGCTCGACCTGGTCGATTCGATGCTCGGCACGACGTTGTTCCTGGCCGCGACCTCGCTGCCGGTGGCGATCTGGATGACGAAGAACTTCATGGACGGCGTGCCGATCAGCTTGGAGGAGGCGGCCTGGGTGGACGGCGCCTCGGCGCTGCAGGCGCTGCGCTCGGTGGTGCTGCCGCTGATCGTGCCCGGGGTGAGCGTGGTCGGGATCTTCACGTTCATCAATGCCTGGGGCAACTTCTTCGTGCCGTTCGTGCTGCTGCTGGACCCGGCGAAGCAACCGGCCTCGGTGGGGGTGTTCGCGTTCTTCGGCCAGGGCGGCCTGATCGCCTACGGGCAGCTCGCGGCGTATTCGATCCTCTACACGGCACCGGTGATCGCGCTGTACCTGATGGTGTCGCGGTCGCTCGGTGGCGCTTTCACGCTCACCGGTGCGATCAAATGA
- a CDS encoding tyrosine-protein phosphatase, translated as MTANRNLFWDGAFNTRDLGGTTTADGRVIRRGALVRSATPEYLTETGWAQLRDHGIRTVIDLTGGEDGHPDLAPRPPELTTTTIRMDPTEDTEFWAYWGRGLHGTPLYFRPFLDRHPQRAVEVVRAFARAPEGGVLVHCHAGRDRTGIAVLLLLLIAGVGQAEILADHLRSHEGLRPLWAKLGTDDQEPIIEWALAEMGGSTGEALRAATELDVDAYLLGAGLAPEDLTAARNRLLEPPA; from the coding sequence ATGACCGCGAATCGAAACCTGTTCTGGGACGGCGCCTTCAACACCCGCGACCTCGGCGGCACGACCACCGCGGACGGGCGGGTGATCAGGCGTGGCGCGCTGGTGCGCTCGGCGACGCCGGAGTACCTGACCGAGACCGGCTGGGCGCAGCTGCGCGACCACGGCATCCGCACCGTCATCGACCTCACCGGCGGCGAGGACGGGCATCCGGACCTCGCGCCCCGCCCACCGGAGCTCACCACGACGACCATCCGGATGGACCCGACGGAGGACACCGAGTTCTGGGCCTACTGGGGCCGGGGCCTGCACGGCACGCCGCTGTACTTCCGCCCGTTCCTGGACCGGCATCCGCAGCGCGCCGTCGAGGTCGTGCGGGCCTTCGCTCGCGCGCCCGAAGGAGGCGTGCTGGTGCACTGCCACGCCGGCCGGGACCGCACCGGCATCGCCGTGCTGCTGTTGCTGCTCATCGCGGGGGTGGGCCAGGCGGAGATCCTCGCCGACCACCTGCGCAGCCACGAAGGGCTGCGCCCGCTGTGGGCGAAGCTCGGCACCGACGACCAGGAACCGATCATCGAGTGGGCGCTGGCCGAGATGGGCGGCTCCACCGGGGAAGCGCTGCGGGCCGCCACCGAGCTCGACGTCGACGCCTACCTGCTCGGCGCGGGCCTCGCCCCGGAGGACCTCACCGCGGCCCGGAACCGGCTGCTGGAACCCCCGGCCTGA
- a CDS encoding SGNH/GDSL hydrolase family protein, with the protein MFVRRWGVVCAVVVACGAAPVVADAAEPLDYVALGDSAAAGPLIPGPDPNLACLRSTRNYPRVTADALGARLTDATCSGAEIEDFTGRQHGFLPPQFDALSAATDLVTVTIGGNDVDLVGAAVSCLNAFPEPFGKSCADEFTQDGRDELSSRIAGIEGDLDAALTGITDRAPNAKVVVAGYGTYIRPGGCYPKEPIWARDADYVQSSVDELSDLLRDRAAAHGAEFVDIGAVSEGHDVCAAPQDKYLEGVLPTSVAAPLHPNARGMAAFGRAIAESVREGAARTPADDAA; encoded by the coding sequence ATGTTCGTGCGGCGGTGGGGCGTGGTGTGCGCGGTGGTCGTCGCGTGCGGCGCGGCGCCGGTGGTCGCCGACGCCGCGGAGCCGCTGGACTACGTCGCGCTCGGCGACTCCGCCGCGGCCGGGCCGCTGATCCCCGGCCCGGACCCGAACCTCGCCTGCCTGCGCTCGACGCGGAACTACCCGCGCGTCACCGCCGACGCGCTCGGCGCCCGGCTCACCGACGCGACCTGCTCCGGCGCGGAGATCGAGGACTTCACCGGGCGCCAGCACGGTTTCCTGCCACCGCAGTTCGACGCGCTAAGCGCCGCCACCGACCTGGTCACCGTCACCATCGGCGGCAACGACGTCGACCTGGTGGGCGCCGCGGTGAGCTGCCTCAACGCCTTCCCCGAACCGTTCGGCAAGTCCTGCGCCGACGAGTTCACCCAGGACGGCCGCGACGAGCTGTCGAGCAGGATCGCCGGCATCGAAGGCGATCTCGACGCGGCGCTCACCGGCATCACCGACCGGGCGCCGAACGCGAAGGTGGTCGTGGCGGGCTACGGCACCTACATCCGCCCCGGCGGCTGCTACCCGAAGGAACCGATCTGGGCGCGCGACGCGGACTACGTCCAGTCCAGCGTGGACGAGCTCAGCGACCTGCTCCGGGACCGCGCGGCGGCGCACGGCGCGGAGTTCGTCGACATCGGCGCGGTCAGCGAAGGCCACGACGTGTGCGCCGCGCCGCAGGACAAGTACCTCGAAGGCGTGCTGCCGACCTCGGTGGCCGCACCGCTGCACCCCAACGCCCGCGGCATGGCGGCCTTCGGCCGCGCCATCGCCGAATCCGTGCGCGAGGGTGCGGCCCGCACGCCCGCCGACGACGCGGCCTGA
- a CDS encoding transporter substrate-binding domain-containing protein, producing the protein MARRTTWRALALLPALALTVAGCAQSIAPVGADGELQFKEPGKLTTCTHLPYPPFQFDENGKTVGFDVELVDLVARDLGLQQELFDTPFEGIQSGEALNTRKCDVAAAAMTITDTRKQNMDFSDPYFDAKQALLVTKKAPYQDLAELRGKKLGVQLGTTGEEYATEHKAAHGYEIVQFEDVALMQSAVQSGKVDAAINDNGVVLDFAKKNPDTEVTAEYGTGEAYGIGVQKGNAQLVAKVNESLRKAQESGEYDRIYQKWFGQAPK; encoded by the coding sequence GTGGCGCGTCGGACCACCTGGAGAGCTCTCGCCCTGCTGCCCGCGTTGGCGCTGACCGTGGCGGGCTGCGCGCAGTCCATCGCGCCGGTCGGTGCCGACGGCGAGCTGCAGTTCAAGGAGCCCGGCAAGCTCACCACCTGCACGCACCTGCCGTACCCGCCGTTCCAGTTCGACGAGAACGGCAAGACCGTCGGCTTCGACGTGGAGCTCGTCGACCTGGTGGCCCGCGACCTCGGCCTGCAGCAGGAGCTCTTCGACACGCCGTTCGAGGGCATCCAGTCCGGCGAGGCGCTCAACACGCGCAAGTGCGACGTGGCCGCCGCGGCGATGACGATCACCGACACGCGCAAGCAGAACATGGACTTCTCCGACCCGTACTTCGACGCGAAGCAGGCCCTGCTGGTGACCAAGAAGGCGCCGTACCAGGACCTCGCCGAGCTGCGCGGCAAGAAGCTCGGCGTGCAGCTGGGCACCACCGGTGAGGAGTACGCGACCGAGCACAAGGCCGCGCACGGCTACGAGATCGTCCAGTTCGAGGACGTCGCGCTGATGCAGAGCGCCGTGCAGTCCGGGAAGGTCGACGCCGCCATCAACGACAACGGCGTGGTGCTCGACTTCGCGAAGAAGAACCCGGACACCGAGGTCACCGCCGAGTACGGCACCGGCGAGGCGTACGGCATCGGCGTCCAGAAGGGCAACGCCCAGCTCGTCGCCAAGGTCAACGAGTCGCTGCGCAAGGCGCAGGAGTCCGGCGAGTACGACCGGATCTACCAGAAGTGGTTCGGCCAGGCCCCGAAGTGA
- a CDS encoding extracellular solute-binding protein: MRRWRLPVVLTAALLAVTGCGGGVADDPNTINVTYHRYGNSTYVDTLMQRVKQQYEQAHPGKRVALDPVVAPEGEYLSKLQLRMRSPSTAPDVLYEDSFTINSDVAAGYLAPLDERLADWPDWDRFIDTTKQAGLATDGRTYGVPLDTDTRGIWFNRDLFTRAGLPADWKPRDWDAVLDAARQVERRFPDVIGLDLPLGKAEGEAVSMQTVEMLLYGTETGTLHDGKWIAPNRGFTEALEFVSTAVEEGLTQSKAQIADAQYDKKLRDDLTRQGKVAMRLDGSFAAGQWEASGWQDWPSTMSAAPMPARNGGGTVSMSGGWTLALSASGTKQDDAFEFVKLALNRDNITEYALSSGNLPSREDSAADPRITAANPLAGFWLGLLDDTHYRPTLPEYPKVSEEIQQSVLDVVGGADPAEVSERWAQQVRRIVEPANTRGG; the protein is encoded by the coding sequence ATGCGTCGCTGGCGATTACCCGTGGTCCTGACCGCCGCGCTGCTGGCCGTGACGGGCTGCGGCGGCGGAGTGGCCGATGATCCGAACACGATCAACGTGACGTACCACCGCTACGGCAATTCGACTTACGTCGACACCTTGATGCAGCGGGTGAAGCAGCAGTACGAGCAGGCGCATCCGGGCAAGCGGGTCGCGCTCGACCCGGTGGTGGCGCCCGAAGGCGAGTACCTGTCGAAGCTGCAGCTGCGGATGCGCTCCCCATCGACCGCGCCGGACGTGCTCTACGAGGACAGCTTCACCATCAACTCCGACGTGGCGGCCGGCTACCTCGCCCCGCTGGACGAGCGGCTGGCGGACTGGCCGGACTGGGACCGGTTCATCGACACCACCAAGCAGGCCGGGCTCGCCACCGACGGCCGCACCTACGGGGTGCCGCTGGACACCGACACCCGCGGGATCTGGTTCAACCGCGACCTGTTCACCCGCGCCGGGCTGCCCGCCGACTGGAAGCCGCGCGACTGGGACGCGGTGCTGGACGCCGCGCGCCAGGTCGAGCGGCGGTTCCCGGACGTGATCGGCCTGGACCTGCCGCTGGGCAAGGCGGAAGGCGAAGCGGTGAGCATGCAGACCGTCGAAATGCTGCTCTACGGCACCGAAACGGGGACCCTGCACGACGGCAAGTGGATCGCGCCGAACCGCGGCTTCACCGAGGCGCTGGAGTTCGTGTCCACCGCCGTCGAAGAAGGACTCACGCAGAGCAAGGCGCAGATCGCCGACGCCCAGTACGACAAGAAGCTGCGCGACGACCTCACCAGGCAGGGCAAGGTCGCGATGCGGCTCGACGGCAGCTTCGCCGCCGGGCAGTGGGAGGCGTCGGGCTGGCAGGACTGGCCCTCGACGATGTCGGCGGCACCGATGCCCGCGCGGAACGGCGGGGGCACCGTGTCGATGTCCGGCGGGTGGACGCTGGCGTTGAGCGCGTCGGGCACGAAGCAGGACGACGCGTTCGAGTTCGTGAAGCTGGCGCTGAACCGGGACAACATCACCGAGTACGCGCTGTCCTCCGGAAACCTGCCCTCGCGGGAGGACTCGGCGGCCGACCCGCGGATCACCGCCGCGAACCCGCTGGCCGGGTTCTGGTTGGGACTGCTGGACGACACCCACTACCGGCCCACGCTGCCGGAATACCCGAAGGTCTCCGAGGAGATCCAGCAGTCCGTGCTGGACGTGGTCGGCGGCGCCGACCCGGCGGAGGTGTCCGAGCGGTGGGCGCAGCAGGTGCGGCGCATCGTCGAACCGGCCAACACCCGGGGCGGCTGA
- a CDS encoding amino acid ABC transporter ATP-binding protein: MSAMIEISGLDKSFGSLEVLRGIDLTVRRGEVVCVIGPSGSGKSTLLRCVNLLEQPTKGRIAVDGVEVTDPDTDLDAARRHIGMVFQGFNLFSHLTVLENLTVAQRKVLRRDRAEADRVARENLDRVGLAEKADSMPAQLSGGQQQRVAIARALSMNPNVMLFDEPTSALDPELVGDVLGVMRGLADEGMTMLVVTHEMQFAREVADRVLFMDGGVVVEQGPPAEVIGDPKEERTRTFLSRVLDPTHTGPKD; the protein is encoded by the coding sequence ATGAGCGCGATGATCGAGATTTCCGGGCTGGACAAGTCGTTCGGCTCGCTGGAGGTGCTGCGCGGCATCGACCTGACCGTGCGGCGCGGCGAAGTGGTGTGCGTGATCGGCCCGTCCGGTTCCGGCAAGTCCACCTTGCTGCGCTGCGTGAACCTGCTGGAGCAGCCCACGAAGGGCCGGATCGCGGTGGACGGCGTCGAGGTGACCGACCCGGACACCGACCTCGACGCCGCGCGCAGGCACATCGGCATGGTGTTCCAGGGCTTCAACCTGTTCTCGCACCTGACGGTGCTGGAGAACCTGACCGTGGCGCAGCGCAAGGTGCTGCGCCGCGACCGCGCCGAAGCCGACCGCGTCGCGCGGGAGAACCTGGACCGGGTGGGGCTCGCGGAGAAGGCCGACTCGATGCCCGCGCAGCTCTCCGGTGGCCAGCAGCAGCGGGTCGCGATCGCGCGGGCGCTGTCGATGAACCCGAACGTGATGCTGTTCGACGAGCCGACGTCCGCATTGGACCCGGAACTGGTCGGCGACGTGCTCGGCGTGATGCGCGGGCTGGCCGACGAGGGCATGACGATGCTCGTGGTCACGCACGAGATGCAGTTCGCGCGGGAGGTCGCCGACCGCGTGCTGTTCATGGACGGCGGTGTCGTCGTCGAGCAGGGCCCGCCCGCCGAGGTGATCGGGGACCCCAAGGAGGAGCGCACCCGGACGTTCCTGTCGCGCGTCCTGGACCCCACGCACACCGGCCCGAAGGACTGA
- a CDS encoding oxidoreductase translates to MPNRPWDNIGAPTAAEQRLDDLLGQGRAWGRRPEGPVVPLDVHADMFDPDREIRGEYLTRKLVESPDEQGWRAFWRRGGQQPVVRIEDAVITGRLDLRAAELPYLLEFVRCRFDMRPDLRQATLAGLVLWNCRFPGLNGRNLRTSHDTVLRNCTSVGGIVDLADAQLGGSLLLNDSELRNPGGRAIYADRLEIAGAMLGLRLKVSGEVRIPGVKIGGNLNFSGGALRNRGRTALNANGIQIGGSLRGDVDPISGGPFSVAGLLYLPSAHIEGDLRLRDAVLEPGVSPPKRGESQHDDPISTLLLDRGEVRGDVQLDQGFRSGGTIRLVSSKIGGDLRMAGAQIDLSWSRSPSASVEKPMRALHLDGTEILGNLEAANTVLHGQMRMVDVNVHGSFQLTRARLIGPRTDTLQANRIQVGSNFDCREADISGTLQLQGADIGANVDLRSAQLLKPAWHRHRSAYKSSLDLRAANIGRDLVCAEGIRPFRAEGEVQLRRAVIGRAANFWGCVLGDGSSTNAFNAFGLVAQELTLLPAEPPQGRVVLRQAQCELLADNAKTWDAVGGVDVEDFTYYNLSRPIEPTDAARVRERLAWLRTTSGRYQPGPYDQLATVFRNSGNEEHAVTVLIEKQRRRYQALAGASPLLLRPPVRLWSLLQRSTVAYGYRPLRALLWLLAFAAGGSAWFSAHELQPINEEDHPVWNPFLYTVDQLVPIINLGHDVMWRADGHSQWITVVLIAVGWVLATTVAAGITRALRREER, encoded by the coding sequence GTGCCGAACAGGCCGTGGGACAACATCGGGGCGCCGACCGCCGCCGAGCAGCGACTCGACGATCTGCTCGGCCAGGGCAGAGCGTGGGGACGCCGCCCGGAAGGGCCGGTCGTCCCGCTCGACGTGCACGCTGACATGTTCGACCCGGACCGGGAGATCCGCGGCGAGTACCTGACGCGCAAGCTCGTCGAATCACCCGACGAGCAGGGCTGGCGCGCGTTCTGGCGCCGCGGCGGGCAGCAGCCCGTGGTGCGCATCGAGGACGCCGTCATCACCGGCCGGCTGGACCTGCGGGCGGCGGAACTGCCGTACCTGCTGGAATTCGTGCGCTGCCGCTTCGACATGCGGCCCGACCTGCGCCAGGCCACGCTCGCCGGGCTGGTGCTGTGGAACTGCCGCTTCCCCGGGCTCAACGGGCGGAACCTGCGCACCAGCCACGACACGGTGCTGCGCAACTGCACGAGCGTCGGCGGCATCGTCGACCTCGCCGACGCCCAGCTCGGCGGTTCGCTGCTGCTCAACGATTCCGAGCTGCGCAACCCCGGCGGGCGCGCGATCTACGCGGACCGCCTGGAGATCGCCGGGGCGATGCTCGGCCTGCGCCTGAAGGTCTCCGGCGAGGTGCGGATCCCCGGGGTGAAGATCGGCGGCAACCTCAACTTCTCCGGCGGAGCGCTGCGCAACCGGGGCCGCACGGCGCTCAACGCCAACGGGATCCAGATCGGCGGCAGCCTCCGCGGCGACGTCGACCCGATCAGCGGCGGCCCGTTCAGCGTCGCCGGGCTGCTGTACCTGCCGAGCGCGCACATCGAAGGCGACCTGCGGCTGCGCGACGCGGTGCTGGAACCGGGCGTGAGCCCGCCGAAGCGGGGCGAATCCCAGCACGACGACCCGATCAGCACGCTGCTGCTGGACCGCGGCGAAGTGCGCGGCGACGTGCAGCTCGACCAGGGATTCCGCAGCGGCGGCACGATCCGCCTGGTCAGCAGCAAGATCGGCGGCGACCTGCGAATGGCGGGCGCGCAGATCGACCTCAGCTGGTCGCGTTCCCCGTCGGCCTCCGTGGAGAAGCCGATGCGCGCCCTGCACCTCGACGGCACCGAGATCCTCGGCAACCTGGAAGCCGCGAACACGGTGCTGCACGGGCAGATGCGCATGGTGGACGTCAACGTGCACGGCAGCTTCCAGCTCACCCGGGCCCGCCTGATCGGACCGCGCACGGACACGTTGCAGGCCAACCGGATCCAGGTCGGCAGCAACTTCGACTGCCGCGAAGCCGACATCTCCGGGACGTTGCAGCTGCAGGGCGCGGACATCGGCGCCAACGTGGACCTGCGCTCCGCGCAGCTGCTCAAACCCGCGTGGCACCGCCACCGCAGCGCCTACAAGTCCTCGCTGGACCTGCGGGCGGCGAACATCGGCCGCGACCTCGTGTGCGCCGAAGGGATCCGCCCGTTCCGCGCGGAAGGCGAAGTGCAGCTGCGGCGCGCGGTCATCGGGCGGGCGGCCAACTTCTGGGGATGCGTGCTCGGCGACGGCAGCTCCACGAACGCGTTCAACGCGTTCGGGCTGGTCGCCCAAGAACTGACGCTGCTGCCCGCGGAACCGCCGCAGGGACGGGTCGTGCTGCGGCAGGCGCAGTGCGAACTCCTCGCGGACAACGCCAAGACCTGGGACGCCGTCGGCGGCGTCGACGTCGAGGACTTCACCTACTACAACCTCAGCCGACCCATCGAACCCACCGACGCGGCCCGGGTGCGGGAACGGCTCGCGTGGCTGCGCACCACCTCCGGGCGCTACCAGCCGGGGCCTTACGACCAGCTCGCGACCGTGTTCCGCAACAGCGGCAACGAAGAGCACGCCGTGACGGTGCTGATCGAGAAGCAACGCCGCCGCTACCAGGCGCTGGCCGGGGCCTCACCGCTGCTGCTGCGCCCGCCGGTGCGGCTGTGGAGCCTGCTGCAGCGCAGCACCGTGGCCTACGGGTACCGGCCGCTGCGGGCGCTGCTGTGGCTGCTGGCGTTCGCCGCGGGCGGCTCCGCGTGGTTCAGCGCGCACGAGCTGCAACCCATCAACGAAGAGGACCACCCGGTCTGGAACCCGTTCCTGTACACCGTGGACCAGCTGGTGCCGATCATCAACCTCGGCCACGACGTGATGTGGCGGGCCGACGGGCACTCGCAGTGGATCACCGTGGTGCTCATCGCGGTGGGCTGGGTCCTGGCCACAACAGTCGCAGCAGGCATTACTCGTGCTCTTCGTCGTGAGGAGCGGTGA
- a CDS encoding amino acid ABC transporter permease codes for MSKRQRTRVIRGVQYAVLVVVVVLAALFADWPKIAKAFFDVDVAVAQFPDIITSALLNTIVYTALGFAFGLVLGVVLALMRLSSVAPYRWIATIYIEFFRGVPALLVFIALGYGVPIAFQLVFDIYSTVMLSLGLVGAAYMAETIRAGVQAVPKGQVEAARSLGMSSARTMVTVVMPQAFRIILPPLTNELILLTKDSSLIYLLGLSTAQYELSKFGRGALNQYQSLTPILLAGLCYLIITIPLSRLSSRLERRYGGGRSSK; via the coding sequence ATGAGCAAGCGGCAGCGCACCCGCGTGATCCGCGGCGTGCAGTACGCGGTCCTCGTGGTGGTGGTCGTGCTCGCGGCGCTGTTCGCGGACTGGCCCAAGATCGCGAAAGCGTTCTTCGACGTCGACGTCGCCGTGGCGCAGTTCCCCGACATCATCACCTCGGCGCTGCTCAACACCATCGTCTACACCGCGCTCGGGTTCGCCTTCGGCCTGGTGCTGGGCGTGGTGCTCGCGCTGATGCGGCTGTCCTCGGTGGCGCCGTACCGGTGGATCGCCACGATCTACATCGAGTTCTTCCGCGGCGTGCCCGCGCTGCTGGTGTTCATCGCGCTCGGCTACGGCGTGCCGATCGCGTTCCAGCTGGTCTTCGACATCTACTCCACGGTGATGCTGAGCCTGGGCCTGGTCGGCGCGGCCTACATGGCCGAGACGATCCGCGCCGGCGTGCAGGCCGTGCCGAAGGGGCAGGTGGAGGCGGCCCGGTCGCTGGGCATGTCCTCGGCGCGCACCATGGTCACGGTCGTGATGCCGCAGGCGTTCCGGATCATCCTGCCGCCGCTGACGAACGAGCTGATCCTGCTCACCAAGGACTCCTCGCTGATCTACCTGCTGGGGCTGTCGACCGCGCAGTACGAGTTGTCGAAGTTCGGCCGCGGCGCGTTGAACCAGTACCAGTCGCTGACGCCGATCCTGCTCGCCGGGCTCTGCTACCTGATCATCACGATCCCGTTGTCGAGGTTGTCGAGCCGCCTGGAGCGCCGCTACGGCGGAGGCCGCAGCAGCAAGTGA